In Salinigranum marinum, one DNA window encodes the following:
- a CDS encoding DUF7563 family protein translates to MAACDHCGQHVSDRFARVFADELGRIHACTNCAPNEGIAEVARRRARGA, encoded by the coding sequence ATGGCGGCCTGTGACCACTGCGGGCAGCACGTCTCCGACCGGTTCGCCCGCGTCTTCGCGGACGAGCTGGGCCGGATACACGCCTGCACGAACTGTGCGCCGAACGAGGGGATCGCGGAGGTCGCCCGACGGCGCGCGCGAGGGGCGTAG
- a CDS encoding 1,4-dihydroxy-2-naphthoate polyprenyltransferase gives MSATPSEVSRTKAWVMAARPQTLPAAAAPVVVGTGLAIHDGVFAALPALFALVGAALIQVATNFANDYYDAVQGADTEAREGFTRVTASGLISAPEVKRAMYLTFLASVLVGTYLVSVGGVPILVVGLLSVASGIAYTGGPYPLGYHGLGDVFVFVFFGVVAVTGTYYVQAAAVLSGAFPLGVPPGTITTAALVASLPIAAVSTNILVVNNLRDREEDARTGKRTLVVRFGSRFGRAEYVALFALAYAVPPYLLSLPGFELPVLLPLLSLPLAVAVTRTVLTESSGGALNPALEQTGKTLALYAVLAAVGFAL, from the coding sequence ATGAGTGCGACTCCGAGCGAGGTCTCCCGGACGAAAGCGTGGGTGATGGCCGCCCGGCCACAGACGTTGCCGGCGGCCGCCGCACCCGTCGTCGTCGGGACCGGCCTCGCGATCCACGACGGCGTCTTCGCCGCCCTGCCCGCACTGTTCGCCCTCGTCGGCGCGGCGCTCATCCAGGTGGCGACCAACTTCGCGAACGACTACTACGACGCCGTCCAGGGGGCCGACACTGAGGCGAGGGAGGGATTCACGCGCGTGACCGCGTCGGGGCTCATCTCCGCACCCGAGGTCAAACGCGCGATGTACCTCACGTTCCTCGCGAGCGTCCTCGTCGGCACCTACCTCGTCTCCGTCGGCGGCGTCCCCATCCTCGTCGTCGGTCTCCTCAGCGTCGCCTCGGGCATCGCCTACACGGGCGGGCCCTATCCGCTCGGCTACCACGGCCTCGGCGACGTGTTCGTCTTCGTCTTCTTCGGCGTCGTCGCCGTCACCGGCACGTACTACGTCCAGGCCGCCGCGGTGCTGTCCGGCGCGTTCCCCCTCGGCGTTCCGCCCGGGACGATCACCACCGCGGCCCTCGTCGCGTCGCTCCCGATCGCGGCGGTGTCGACGAACATCCTCGTCGTCAACAACCTCCGGGACAGAGAGGAGGACGCCCGGACCGGCAAACGGACGCTCGTCGTCCGGTTCGGCTCCCGGTTCGGCCGCGCGGAGTACGTCGCGCTGTTCGCGCTCGCGTACGCCGTCCCCCCGTACCTGCTCTCGCTGCCCGGCTTCGAACTCCCCGTGTTGCTCCCGCTGCTGTCGCTCCCCCTCGCCGTCGCCGTCACGCGGACGGTTCTCACCGAGTCCTCGGGGGGCGCGCTGAACCCCGCGCTCGAACAGACCGGCAAGACGCTCGCGCTGTACGCCGTCCTCGCGGCGGTCGGGTTCGCGCTGTGA